One Theropithecus gelada isolate Dixy chromosome 3, Tgel_1.0, whole genome shotgun sequence genomic window carries:
- the TAS2R5 gene encoding taste receptor type 2 member 5: MLSAGLGLLMLVAVIEFLIGLIGNGILVVWSLREWIRKFSWSSYNLIILGLAGCRFLLQWLIILDLSLFPLFQSSSWLRYLNVFWVLVSQASLWFATFLSVFYCKKITTFDHPAYLWLKQRAYNLSLWCLLGYFIISLLLTVQVGLTVHHPPQGNSSIRYPFEHWQYLYVFQLNSGSYLPLMVFLVSSGMLIVSLYAHHKKMKVHSAGRRDARAKAHITALKSLGCFLLLHLVYIVASPFSITSKTYPPDLTSVFIWETLMAAYPSLHSLMLIMGIPRVKQTCQKILWKTVCARRCWGP; this comes from the coding sequence ATGCTGAGCGCTGGCCTAGGACTGCTGATGCTGGTGGCCGTGATTGAATTTCTCATCGGTTTAATTGGAAATGGAATCCTTGTGGTCTGGAGTTTAAGAGAATGGATCAGAAAATTCAGCTGGTCCTCATATAACCTCATTATCCTGGGCCTGGCTGGCTGCCGGTTTCTCCTGCAGTGGCTGATCATTTTGGACTTAAGCTTGTTTCCCCTTTTCCAGAGCAGCAGTTGGCTTCGCTATCTTAATGTCTTCTGGGTCCTGGTAAGCCAGGCCAGCTTGTGGTTTGCCACCTTCCTCAGTGTCTTCTATTGCAAGAAGATCACCACCTTTGATCACCCTGCCTACTTGTGGCTGAAGCAGAGGGCCTATAACCTGAGTCTGTGGTGCCTTCTGGGCTACTTTATAATCAGTTTGTTACTTACAGTCCAAGTTGGCTTAACGGTCCATCATCCTCCCCAAGGAAACAGCAGCATTCGTTATCCCTTTGAACACTGGCAGTACCTGTATGTATTTCAGCTCAATTCTGGAAGTTATTTGCCTTTAATGGTGTTTCTTGTTTCCTCTGGGATGCTGATTGTCTCTTTGTATGCACACCACAAGAAGATGAAGGTCCATTCAGCTGGTAGGAGGGATGCCCGGGCCAAGGCTCACATCACTGCCCTGAAGTCCTTGGGCTGCTTCCTCTTACTTCACCTGGTTTATATCGTGGCCAGCCCCTTCTCCATCACCTCCAAGACTTATCCTCCTGATCTCACCAGTGTCTTCATCTGGGAGACACTCATGGCGGCCTATCCTTCTCTTCATTCTCTCATGTTGATCATGGGGATTCCTAGGGTGAAGCAGACTTGTCAGAAGAtcctgtggaagacagtgtgtgcTCGGAGATGCTGGGGCCCATGA